In Phormidium ambiguum IAM M-71, the genomic window AACTTCTATTACATTCTCTCGAGCAATTTCTAATTTCGCATCTCGTTCAAAACTAGTGATGTAGGGCATTTGCCTTTCCTCCTCGATTCGCTTAATTTCTGCCTTAAACTCTTGTTGAACTGCATCCGGTAAAATCATCATCCATTCAATAAACCGGAACAACTCTAAAATCTGATTTTTAGTATAGCCACGCTCGTACAGCCGTCGCACTAAGCTTAATTTTGACTGAAAGCGGCGCTGGAAATCATTGCGTGTTGCCTGAGTTTCTATGTGAGCCGCGATAATAATAGCAAAGGGATTAGTGCTTTCTTCTAGTCTATCTGCTCGATAGTCTAGTAGTTTTATTATTGGGAATTGCAAACTAGTATGAAATCCCCATCGATGATAACTATAGCCTGTTGGCCGCCAATTGCTATTTTCGTCTCCTAATACGGCAAAACTAAATACTTTTTGTCGATAGCGATCGAATAATCGATGATTATAAACATACATTCTTTCGGCAAAGTCTGATTGCACTTGCCCTTGGATTTCAACATGAATCAAAACGAGAGCATCTTCACCAGAGTTCAGCCATACTTTTACTAGCTTATCTGCTAAACGCCTTCCTATCTCGGCATCACGAATTACTTCTTGTAATTCAGTGTCTAAAGTTTCATAACCTCTTTCCCAGTTAATATCGGCGTGAGCATCTGCAAAACAAAAAGCCATAAATGGCTCAAAATAAATGGTGAGTGCTTCTTTCCAGGCACTATCATAATCCGCTCTCAGTTCATCGACCATTTAAAAATCCTCATTTGTTCTTTTTAATGTTAATAGTCAGTTCTAATGGAAACTTTTACATTAAGCTAGAAGCAAAAATAATTAAAGCTTGTAGCCTTGATCACGATCTCCCTGAAATACCCTTTTTTCCATTTTGAATCGTTCAAATTGAGTATTTTTACGATCGACTATTTCCCTTTCCACTACTGAAAAACCCATTTTTAAGAAGAAATGTTTCGAGATGTGACTAGCTTCGGTGCGTAAACGTGATACGTTTTGCGCGATCGCATAATCTTCTAATTGCTGGTAAATCTTGGTGGCGTAACCTTTTCTACTAAATTGTGTCGCTGTGTAAAGAAAAGCAACGCGATCTAGGGGGTTTAATTGTCCGAAAGCTACCAATTGTCCGGCTTCAAGTGCCACAATTGTGAAACCTTGGCTGAGTGAATGACGAAATTCTTCTAAGTTTTCGGGAAATGATGACCAAACTTCGATTTGTTTAGCGTTATATGCAGTAGATCCGATGCCAATTACTGCATCTCGATAAATTGCTGCTAAACTTTCTGCATCTGAGGATTTATACTCTCGAATTGACATTTTAGTTACCTAGTTTGTTGTCAGGATTGCATAAACTTTTATAATAATTCTGATTCTGTAATTTAGTGAGGTTTGAAAGTTGAGCGATCAAATTTTAGTAGAACAAGCATGGATAGCACTAGAAAAATCAATTATATATTATCAGGGAAAACCGATCGGCACGATCGCAGCTTGCGATCCTGATATTGCGGCATTAAATTACGATCAATGCTTTGTGCGTGATTTTGTTTCTTCGGCACTGCTTTTTTTAATTAAAGGTAGAAGTGATATTGTCCGTAATTTCTTAGAAGTAACTCTGAAATTACAACCAAAAAAAATGCAGTTAGATTCGGCAACGCCTAGTCGGGGTTTAATGCCAGCGAGTTTTAAAATTGTTTCGGATAATGGAGAAGAATATTTAAAACCTGATTTTGGGGAACACGCGATCGGTCGAGTTGCACCTGCTGATGCTGGATTGTGGTGGATTATTTTATTACGGGCTTATACGATCGCTACTGAAGATTATTCTTTAGCTCAAAGAGCGGATTTTCAAGAAGGAATTCGCTTAATTTTACAACTTTGTTTAGTAACTCGATTTGATATGTATCCAATGGTGCTAGTTCCTGATGCAGCTAGCATGATCGATCGTCGCATGGGATTATACGGTCATCCTTTGGATATTCAATCTTTATTTTATGCCGCACTTCGCACTAGTTTAGAACTTTTAGTACCGGATTCTCAAGAAAATCAAACAATTATCCAAGCAGTACATTGTCGGTTGCCACTTTTACTCAAACAATTGCGGGAAAATTATTGGTTGGATATGGATAGATTAAATGTAATTTATCGCTATCAAGTTGAAGAATATGGTGAACAAGCACTAAATCAATTTAATATTTATTCTGATTCCATTCCCTTTTACAAATTAGCGAAATGGTTGCCGGAAGTAGCAGGGTATTTAGCAGGAAATTTAGGCCCTTCGCAATTAGATACTCGCTTCTTTGCTTTAGGTAATTTAATGGCAATTATTGTGTCATTAACTGATGAATTACAATCCCATAGAATCTTAAATTTAATTGAATTACGCTGGACTGATTTAATTGGTAATATGCCAATGAAATTATGTTATCCGGCTTTAGAAGATGTAGAATGGAAAATTGTTACTGGTGCCGATCCAAAAAATCGTCCTTGGTCATATCATAATGGTGGAAGTTGGCCTGTTTTACTTTGGATGTTAACCGCAGCAGCGAAAAAAATGGATCGAGGTGAATTAGCACATCATGCGATCGCCATTGCTGAACGTCGTCTCTTGAAAGATCATTGGCCGGAATATTACGATGGTCAAGATGGGAAATTAATCGGTAAAGAAGCTAGAAAATACCAAACTTGGACAATTGCTGGTTATCTATTAGCTAAGGAGTTTATTGCTAATCCCGATCACTTAAAATTAGTAACTTTCCCTTTTGAAGATGTATCAGTCTAATAATTTTACTGCGGTTTTAATGATGAAAAATCTATTTTGCTTACAATTATCGAGTGCGATCGCTTTTGCTAGTGCGATCATTACTCCTCAACCTAGCTTGGCACAAAATGTGACTTTTTTCTGCGGTACTAGTAATGGTTCTCCGGCTACTATTGCCCGCACTGGCACAAAAGAAGTACCCTTAGTTATCTGGGATATTACTAATTCAGGTCAAGGAAGTAGCCCACAACAACGCTGCGAAGAAGCTGCCACTAATTTCCAAAATTCTCGCAATCAAGGCAACCTTAATTACATTACTACAGAACGAAAAGATGGGCAATTATTTGTTTGTTTCGCCCCGAAAGAAAAAGAACCCTGTAGTGCTGTATTGTTTCCCTTAAATAACAACGAAACAAATCCCAGAAATGCCTTACAAAGAATTTTTCGGATTCGAGTTGTTTCGAGTGCGCCAATTAATGAAACAGGCGATCGCCTTTACATTAGTTTAGATCAATTTCTCAACGGCGGTTATCCAAGTTTAATTCCGAACAATAGACCAAAACCCCTTCCTCAGACTACGCCTCCTACTCCCTCTACTCCCTCTACTTCACCCAAATTAACAGTTAAAAATCAATGAAACTTTCTTATCAATTATCGACGGCATTAATTGGAACAGCAATTGTAATTTTGCAACCGTTAATAGTAGTTTCTCAAAGTGCTGGAGAAGAACAAGCGATCGCTAGCATGGCGAAAGAAATCACCGTCGTAATTAACGGACAAAATCCCGGTTCAGG contains:
- a CDS encoding transposase, whose amino-acid sequence is MVDELRADYDSAWKEALTIYFEPFMAFCFADAHADINWERGYETLDTELQEVIRDAEIGRRLADKLVKVWLNSGEDALVLIHVEIQGQVQSDFAERMYVYNHRLFDRYRQKVFSFAVLGDENSNWRPTGYSYHRWGFHTSLQFPIIKLLDYRADRLEESTNPFAIIIAAHIETQATRNDFQRRFQSKLSLVRRLYERGYTKNQILELFRFIEWMMILPDAVQQEFKAEIKRIEEERQMPYITSFERDAKLEIARENVIEVLETRFSSLPDALSQRINAINDLDLLKRLHKQAITVTSVEKVVEILTESQGES
- a CDS encoding GNAT family N-acetyltransferase; translated protein: MSIREYKSSDAESLAAIYRDAVIGIGSTAYNAKQIEVWSSFPENLEEFRHSLSQGFTIVALEAGQLVAFGQLNPLDRVAFLYTATQFSRKGYATKIYQQLEDYAIAQNVSRLRTEASHISKHFFLKMGFSVVEREIVDRKNTQFERFKMEKRVFQGDRDQGYKL
- a CDS encoding glycoside hydrolase 100 family protein — its product is MSDQILVEQAWIALEKSIIYYQGKPIGTIAACDPDIAALNYDQCFVRDFVSSALLFLIKGRSDIVRNFLEVTLKLQPKKMQLDSATPSRGLMPASFKIVSDNGEEYLKPDFGEHAIGRVAPADAGLWWIILLRAYTIATEDYSLAQRADFQEGIRLILQLCLVTRFDMYPMVLVPDAASMIDRRMGLYGHPLDIQSLFYAALRTSLELLVPDSQENQTIIQAVHCRLPLLLKQLRENYWLDMDRLNVIYRYQVEEYGEQALNQFNIYSDSIPFYKLAKWLPEVAGYLAGNLGPSQLDTRFFALGNLMAIIVSLTDELQSHRILNLIELRWTDLIGNMPMKLCYPALEDVEWKIVTGADPKNRPWSYHNGGSWPVLLWMLTAAAKKMDRGELAHHAIAIAERRLLKDHWPEYYDGQDGKLIGKEARKYQTWTIAGYLLAKEFIANPDHLKLVTFPFEDVSV
- a CDS encoding COP23 domain-containing protein, with the translated sequence MYQSNNFTAVLMMKNLFCLQLSSAIAFASAIITPQPSLAQNVTFFCGTSNGSPATIARTGTKEVPLVIWDITNSGQGSSPQQRCEEAATNFQNSRNQGNLNYITTERKDGQLFVCFAPKEKEPCSAVLFPLNNNETNPRNALQRIFRIRVVSSAPINETGDRLYISLDQFLNGGYPSLIPNNRPKPLPQTTPPTPSTPSTSPKLTVKNQ